The following are encoded together in the Oreochromis niloticus isolate F11D_XX linkage group LG12, O_niloticus_UMD_NMBU, whole genome shotgun sequence genome:
- the barhl1a gene encoding barH-like homeobox 1a, which produces MEVSASGCSGFRIDSLLSLGALLPRADPPELSPGNSSGCSAPSSPWREPAPRLEPPLLPAPLQLRSACSSFLIRDILADSHPGQVYSEPGQPGLEAEPFRSGQDEDFQDKSLSSSSSDSETVQSGGSDSVTSCLKKPRKARTAFSDQQLARLERSFQKQKYLSVQERMELAASLQLSDTQVKTWYQNRRTKWKRQSAAGLELLAEASRMFLPTHYLYPPAPPTMNLYLY; this is translated from the exons ATGGAGGTGTCCGCCTCCGGCTGCTCCGGGTTCCGGATCGACTCTCTGCTCTCGCTCGGGGCGCTCCTGCCCCGGGCAGACCCTCCGGAGCTCAGCCCGGGGAACAGCAGCGGCTGCTCGGCGCCTTCATCCCCGTGGAGGGAGCCTGCTCCCCGGCTGGAGCCTCCGCTGCTGCCCGCTCCGCTTCAGCTGCGCTCCGCCTGCTCCTCCTTCCTAATCCGGGACATCTTAGCAGACTCTCACCCGGGACAGGTCTACTCTGAACCGGGACAGCCCGGGCTGGAAGCCGAGCCATTCCGGTCCGGACAGGATGAAGATTTCCAGGATAAAAGTCTCAGCAGCTCATCTTCAGACAGCGAAACAg TGCAGAGCGGTGGCTCCGACTCGGTGACGTCATGCCTCAAGAAACCTCGTAAGGCACGGACGGCGTTCAGCGACCAGCAGCTGGCGAGGCTCGAGAGAAGCTTCCAGAAACAGAAATATCTGAGCGTCCAGGAGCGGATGGAGCTGGCGGCTTCGCTGCAGCTCAGCGACACGCAGGTCAAGACCTGGTACCAGAACCGCAG GACCAAGTGGAAGCGTCAGTCTGCCGCCGGCTTGGAGCTGCTGGCCGAGGCCAGCAGGATGTTCCTGCCCACACACTACCTGTACCCTCCTGCCCCGCCCACAATGAACCTATACCTGTATTGA